Part of the Esox lucius isolate fEsoLuc1 chromosome 25, fEsoLuc1.pri, whole genome shotgun sequence genome, GTCGTCAAATTCTTCCTCTATTTTAAAATCCCCTTTGTTGTAATTGTGTTGCAATCCGGGCAGTGTGTGTGAATCTGTGCGGGGAATAATAGTGGCGTACTCGCAGCGCTGAGAATGTCCACATGCTTGAATTGCTTAACTTCAAACGCTGCGCAGTTTGACTTTGCAGGAAGGCCTGATCGCAAAAGGCCAGATCACTCATAGCAAACTCAACTCTGAGACACGTCGGTGCGATCTGTAACACGGTTGACCTGAAGGCTACGCGTTCAAATGTCAGTGTTTTAGCCCATTTGAATCTTCGTTCTGATGTTGAACAGATGCATATATGGACATCCCAACACGCAGACGGTCATTTCAGGGGAGGTGGCAGAATGCGATTTGTGATCAACTTCGATTTCAGGGAGATTGTACATAATTCGCGGGGCCTCTATTAAAATGCGGGAGAGTTGGGACGGTTGCATATAATGAGTGGAGACTAACTCCAACCATCTGAGCTATGATGTCCGTTACATTAGTGACCATACAAATGCTAGTACAAATGCCCTTGCATTCACAATGTTTTTGTCCCTGTTCCAAATAAAGACGtcacgctgtgtgtgtgtgtttgtttgtgtgtgcgtgtagaaGCTGGAGGAGGCAGACAGGAAGGCTCTGAACACCAAGGAGCAGCTCCAGAGAGAACACCGTTACCTCAAACGGCGCCTGGAACAGCTGGCTGTGCCGGGCAGCGTTGAGCGTGTCCGCACGGACAGCATGGGTTCCACCATGTCCACCGATTCGGAGCAAGGTACGCCACAAACGCGCACACGCAGCCGCTTTGTGCCAGATACCTCCAGTGTCACCTTTTTTACTTTAGGCCCGTGTTGACCTATAAATGTCGGTTTTATTTCCTGCTTTGATTGAACATCCGAGCACAGAACCAAGTCCGCTGACCCACATGTGATTTGGATCCATTTTCCATATTGCTCTTGCTACGCCCGCGGGGCCGCTGACCTATTCACTCCATCAGATATAAACGATCCTTTAAAAGAGCCGAAAAGCCTACTGACCCAATTATTAATGTGGCGGAGGCACTGATCCACGTGCGACGTGGTCCAATAGGACCCAGAGTTAGCGTAGCCTTGGCTGGCATGGCCCTCTGTCCGATGCAGTGGTCACAACACTGAGGCCCGGGCAGCATCATTATCTGTCAGCCACGCCGTACCTCTAATCCAGAAATAATTTGGGGCGTCAGCATTTTATCGCGGGAACCTCCTAAttagcaatattttttttaccactgtCTATGATGTCGCACATCTGTGAGGACTTTCACTGGAAACGAGCTGTAAAATGCCAGAGGAACACATGAGCACCTGGTAATatcagaaaattacattttctgtcaaaGAGTATATCTAGAATTGAATGGAGGTTTCATATTTATTCTACTAACCCGTTGATCTACATTTTGACACACTAATACTCACCTCTTGACCCCTGCTGAGTAATACACACTCCTGCTGACCCCAGCCTGGTTCACAGGTCACGCCCTGGGGTCAAGAGTCTGTGTTCATGTTACTGTGCGAGGCCTAGAGCGGTGAAAGACGCCATGTCGGCAGTCTCTGCTTATTCCAAAGGACTTTCCATTTGAGCTTACCCCTAAAGCTTTTGAGTGTCTATAGAAGTCTCAACTCTATTGGTCGTTTACATGCGTAATTACCCGTTTCCCAGGTTGCCCCTGGGCATGGGGTGTGGTCCTCACATATACTGTGTCTCTCCAGGTCAGCTCCTGGAGATCCCCGGGTAGGAGAATGGTGTTCTGTTTACTTAACCTGAGGGTGGTAAAGGGGTCTGCTTGTCAGTAGCCGGAGGGATTAGTGGAACTAGTGCCGCCATCTGCCTGATGTGCAGAGTTAACAGTCTTAAATTAGGGATGTCACGATACCAGAAATGTTGTAGTCGATACCAATACCAGCGAAATTCCAAGATTATCAATacccaaaaaaaactaaaaactgaaCAATAAATCCCTGTATTTAAGAAAAGAGGCCACACAAACGCCTACTCAGAGCGCAAGCAGTAGTTTAAGTTGACAGACCATTAGTCCGGAAATATTGATTTAAAACGCTAACGTTATATTTTGATGACAGATGACACAGACTGAAGGGTTGGGACAGTAGCCTACTACTACGAGGCATGGTTACGGTGCGTTAGCTTAAACCTCATTGGACGTGGCCAAAATTGTGTTAAAAGTTTGGTTACGTCCCGCTCAACGTCTCGCCTTGTGACCATTTCAGTCCCTCGCTCGCGGCCACTGCCCTCTTTTGCTGCAATCCTGTGGGAGACAAGGACTGTGACGTCGGTGACAGATTGAACTTGGCAGTAAAGATTTGATAATACGCAGTGTGGAAAATAAAATGCGCccgtctttctctctgcctcttgcAGAAGTGGACGTCGAAGGCATGGAGTTCCCCCCGGGCGAGGGCGAGCTCGGTGAGGCGGACAGCGTGGATGAGAGCATCAGTGACGACGGTCTCCTGGACGgcgaggaggaagaagaggaccACTACGGCCTGCAGAGCAGCTCGAGCGACACCAGCTACACACAGCATTCCTCCCACAGAATGCAGCCGCACCACTGCTAGGGGCCACCAGGGGGCGGTGGGCCCCGGAGGGCCATCGCTCCAAGCAGCCCTCTACGACCTCCTATCCCCTTCCCACCCACCCCCAACTCACTCACCCTCGCCTTAACAGGCACCCCTATCACATGCTTCATTGTCAGACCCTCCCCGCCGGCCTCGACCGCTTTGCTCATTGGCCCTTATTCCAGGAAGTACACAGAGGTTCATGTCATGGACTGACTTTCTGTATTTCTCCTTTCCCTTCATCCTACTGTACCCCCCAGTCCTTTCACCCTGTTGTCCTGCCAAAcctgaccccccctcccccccccccacacacacacacacacctgttgttGTGGCCGCAGGCTCGGATATATAGCAGAGCAGTTTGGGGTTTCCTTGGGGACCCTGTGGTGTGTTGGCAGACAGCTTTGACTTGTCAATGGTAGCTTGGCGCATGTGCATTTGTTTCACTGTGGGcgcgtgtgtgggtgcgtgtttGAATGAGGCCAACACTTCCTGAttggagaaaaaaggaaatttcTGTTCTATTTGAAGGTTCTCTGAACATTTTGACTTGAGAATCTACATTCCCCCATCTGTTAGCAGATATACTGGAGGCAGCACATCtccaaccactacaccaccctgtGGGCCAACACACTAATATGGGTACGTCTCGACAGTGGTCAAACACAAAATTGGTTCAAACCTTCCTTTACTTCCAAGTAGCCTATCGATGTAGCAATGACACACGAATAGCATTCGCTCTTATCAAGTAGAGTGACTGTTGGGCCAACTTCAGCCCAAAATGGCAGAATGATTGACCCCTTTCACCATGTTAAAGAGGGAAACTGGGCATTTTGTAGTGGAAGACAGTGGATCAGCAGGTTTGGTTTGTACCCTTCTTGTTATTCACTAACGGATCCATTTTCTTCCCCTCTTACTGACCTCAGTATACCCCCTAGTTTCAAATCTGttccaaagtgtgtgtgtgtgtgtctgtgtgcgtgcatgctcAGTTTATATTGACAGGTCAAAGCTGTAGAAGtgcaaagagaaaaataaataaaaaaagctcTAATGATTAGCTCTCTGTAGAGGCACAGGTAGTGATATTGAAACTAATCATATTCTCTTTCCCGTTTCTCTAACTCAAAAGTagattactgtatttattttcgGCTGTGTCTGTTAGATAATACTTCTGAAGCTTCTCTGAAATTGCAAAAGACCAATGTCATGTTTTACTCTGGATCCTGTGACTCGTACCGGGATACAATATTAACGGTAGAGGCTCACTTTTTGCTTTCTGAACATTTTAACTGGCGATTTCAGACTCAGTTTCTCTGTCGTTAGAGCTTTGCATCCCAACACTTCAAAAAAGGGCCACTCCACAAGCTGGTAGGGCTGaccaaaaaagaaagaaagaaaaattacaaaatacttcaaaggaagaaaaaaaacctgcATAGAAAACCCCCCCGCTTTTGGTCACTAAAAGTGATATTTTAGTCTATATTTcctgtattacattttgtattatattttcctaaatgttttctctcaacgaaaagacaaaaaagaagagtatatctatatataaatatatatgagacagacggacagacagaaggCCAGGCTAGTTTGAATTGAGAGAGCGGTAGGGGGGAAGCTGGATCACTAGCAGTCCTTTCCACTAGATCCCTCCCCAATGTCAATCTGTGCCTGGCTGAGCCTTGGGGACTGTTGTTGTGTTCCCCCTACATCCCTACTCAGGTCCAGACTCGGCTACACACTCCCGGAACATCCACCAACCCCCCCGCTCTTTGGAGTAGATGAACACCTTGTTTTAACCGTCTTCAACGCACCCCAAATGGTCATTCTAGGGGCGTGTGAAGAACTGATTGGAGACAACCTTTCACCTCTATCAAGTACCCCTCGAGGTGAACCCCTGGTGTGGCTGCCAGGGACGCCCTAACCCCCTTGATGCCCGCCTGCCTGCCCTGCCACACAACATAAAGTCTACACTGACCATACTGTTAACACTCCACGGCAGCTTCAATTCCCTTGCCCCGGTTGCTCACTATATTGAGGTTCAATCGATCGACGCCAATCGTGAGCTCCAAAGAGTTATTTTGTTGTcgtggcagccattttgttttggctgtgtatACGCTTGTTATTTGAACATGAAGAGGAAACCATCGGGAGAGGAGCAGGGGTGAGGGGGGTCATCCAATCAATGAAGGCAGCTCCTggtgtcctccctccctccgtcctccCGCTGGCACTCATTCCCTCCCTACTTTACTTACCGTAGTGTTACCGAGACGCCCCGGGTGTGACATGGTGTCGCCAGACACAGCAGCAATATGACCATCTTGTGCtttttttcaatattattttttttatgtgcggGCGGGTCGGTAGGCAGGATTGGGttttacagaagaaaaaaaaagcaggATTCGTTTGACTTTGACTGGTGCATTTTGTGACCAACTCTGTtgttaacatttctgttgatgaaTTTTACCTCTACTCTGCACTCTCTCCAATACACTGAAGGAgggtgaaacaaaaaaaaactgagcaAACTAAGGAAGTTACGTTCTTGAGTTTACATTATTGTCAAGGTAATACGTACACGGTCGTTGGTAGCGAAAATGTACAACTCTTTCAGTTTGTTGGTGAAATGAACAATCGaggaaatgagaaaaaaatatattctcttGCACAGAACCTCCCAATTTAGCCGGGTCTAAAATAACGGGACAGACACGGGCCAGATATGAGATTTCCAATTTTCAACGGCATAATTTTAAAATGCACATAGCGCACGTTCAGAACGAGCGGTCAGTCAGACTGGGTACTACCATAAGTGGCTGTTGCTTTAGAAAATAGTCCTACTATAGTCCTACTAAAATTGGTATGTTTCAGACGCAAGACTGATGGCGGTTATAGAATTTAATGATGTGCCTTGgacaaaaaatttatttttcttctaaCCAGAGAGATTGTACTTTTAGAGTATAACAGAGATTGTTGAGCGTCACTTAGGGATAGTTGTCGAACACTAAATCACCATCCTGTCACAATACGAAACAGGTTAAACAACGGCGTACTCTGAAGGTAATCAATGGTGCTGTACGATACATTTCCTTTAAATTTCAGAGTAAAATCTCGACAGctatgagggagggagggagggggggggggctctgtcGATCACAATGTGTTGACTTTTATCAAGGTAGATGTGGTGGAACCCAAACTGTGTGGGATTTTCTTCTCGTGAGCAAAAGCACAGCGTGAAAATTATATACTCTGCCAAGGTGGTCGTAGCCAAGGCATTCGgcaagagggaggaagaaagcGATTGGGCCTGGGGAGAAATAGGGCCTAGGCTCAGACCGAGCAAACAAAGCCTTTACACGGAGAGGCGAGGGAAGTCAAAACACACGTGGGTAGAAACTGTTGTGAAATCTGTCAACTAAGACAGTGTTTGATTGGGCTTGTCTGCCTGTTCCTTAAAGTATGGGCCTAAATGCGCAAGCCCAGGTCATCTGGCTGGCAGTGGGCCTATTTTAACTCAGGTCTGACACAGATGTAGACATAGAAACCATTCCTGCCCCATGTCCTTTTCAAATACAGCACTTACATATGTCGACTTCCATAATGAAAACATAATTCCTGCCAAATAACTAGTCACTTTGATATTCTTTACACCTCCTTTCGGACAATAGGGGGGTAACTAATTTGAGACGGAAAACAGCTTTAATAGCGAAACGCAATGTGCAGACTTGACTGCGTTACTGGTCCTTCCCTGTCGGTCTCCGTCTGTGCCGTTGCCAGAGCAGTGTCTGAAGATTGCTTTTTACCTCCATGTTGGAGTTCGTCTGGTCGTTCTCCTGTCGTCGAGTTGGCATGAATGGACATTTTGGTCCAGAGACTCTGTGTGTCGTGGTGGTAGATGTGGTGGTGACGGTTTGGCATGGGGACTCCCACCAGGACTCCTGAACTGTAGTGAGGAGGGTTGGGTGAGGttaggggtgtgtggggggggtgggggggtggggggggggtgtaaatgGGATGAGGCCTCTTGATATTGTAGTCAGGCCAAAACACTGAGTAGGGAGAGTTCTGTGCCAGAGATCTGTGAATATGTTCCTTTAATAGCAATTGTTGTAATATGCAGAAGATGtgttatattatataatttttttttttttttttgcgtatgtatgtatgcataagTACCTGGTGCTGTCTGACATTTTGGCACCGACTTGAAGGTATTACTGTGTATTCTTTCAttgtaatataattaaaaaaatgttttatacataaCATTGTGGTTGTGCTTAATTGTTAGCATGAGCTGTTGGAGGGAAAATGGGGAACCTTGAGCTTTCTGGGGTTCTCCCTGGTGAAATGTCTGGTATGGAAACGGATCAGTGGACGGCAAACGGCAAAtcggatgggggggggggggggggacttgcAAAGTCTTCATTTCCAGTCTTGTAGTAGTGCCACCATCTGGGTAATCAGTGTAATATCACAACAAATGTCAAACAATCAGGCAAGTGGTGTCTCAGATTGCATGAATAGAAAGGCCGATCCATAGGCCCCATTTGTTTTGGACACGTCCGGGCATAAACCATAGCTTTGAAACCATGCCTAAGACAGCACTACCTGAACCAAGATAACACGAGTAAACAAGCAAGACAAAACACTACTCCAACTTACACTATGAATCTGATTTTAATTAAATGCAGTGTTCTTTGGATCATAGAAGAGAGCCTGAAAGTTGTAGAATCAGAGGAACTAAATCTAAAGTCACATTTATCAAAATTACAGTtccataaaaatatattactatTATAATATTAGTTCCATCAAAATCATAGTAGTTAGTTCCATCTTAAAAGGAATGTGGCAATAATATGAAGACACTAGACCGACATATCAGACATACTCGACTATTACATTATTAgtgtacaataaaaacatttaatatatacTATTCCTTGTAAACTTCAAGTCTGATCCATAATTTAACATGATGTAACATGTCCCCAATGTAGTTATAGTAGATCTAATTGACAAATGAGGTCTCACCCTGCAGCTGAATGGCAATAGAATAATCACAAcctaaacatttgatatttatCAAAATCTAGCATTTATCCAGGGTCGTGTGATACAGATTGTCTTTTGTATTCATAATACAACAGAATCGGTGTACTGGAGGAAATACCTGAGACTGTAGCTACACGAAGGCAGACTGTGTTCATTGGGGTGCACTGTAGCACGTTAGGGCGTTTGTATTTCTCCTTGGCATATGCACCAACCATGGGGCTCTTTCCCCATGCTGCACATCCATCAGGGGTGAGCATGATCAGAGCACGCAAACGCGCTCACACTGTTGACTGAGCGACGCCGCATTGAGCTTCTTCACTGCGGCGGACAACTCGAACCTATCGGGGTGGACAGCTTGCAAAACGAGCACCTTAAAGTGCCGCGCCTTTTCACAGCATAAGTTTGTTGCCTGTCGGCAACCCTCCGCGGTGGCAGTCAGGCAGTATGAACCTGAGGTTTGGAAAGACGGCTAACGCTAAGACAGAAAAGGTGGAGGCCGTGTGACTTTAAGATAGAGCTTAACCTCAGGGGCAGAGCTAATAGTAGCTAGGAGACATTTACATGGACACGTGTCACACAGAGAAAGCCTCAGCGGCAGTGGGCGTGGCCTCTAGTCCACCACGGCATGAACAACCACAGATCCTTCTCCCGCTTTGCGAACCCGCCCCCCCGTCGTCACACGTACTGCTGGGGTTGTTTTGGCGGCGCGCTGGCAGAGGCCATGGTCTTGGCCTTCTCTGTAGTGGCCTTCACTGTGTTTTGGACGCAGGGCTGACGCCGTGGCGCCTCTCCTGTAGGacggggggaggagggaggggggggagggggggggagtgaATAGGACACTAGGTATACAGTAAACTCAAGACCACAGTCCGTTCCAAAACCCGTAATACCATGGATCTAAAAGGGTTAGGGAATGGGATTTCAACACTGACCTTTCTACATCCACAGTGCTTAAAGACAAATTGCAactaaaggtgtgtgtgtgtgtgggggtgtgtgtgtgtgtgtgtgtgtgtgtgagagagaccaAAAGATCAAAGTTCTTTCAACTGAAGGCCTTGTCATTATAAGATAGCTGCCAGCAGGCCAACAGGTCAggtaattacacacaaacatacaagtCCCCTGGGGACGCATTTCAAAAAGTTATGGAGAACTTCAAGTCATCTTCAAGACAAAATCTAGGTAGGTAACTTAAAAATTGCGCAGAGAAGTTTGTCCATGTTTTTGCAATTTTATATAGTATAGTAAGAGGAAATCAATCTCAACCAGACAGAACACATTGTATTTTGTCAATAACTAAGTCCCACCCACAACCCTGACTGACATCCTGCCCTCTTCCCTGACAGTCCCACCCACAACTCTGACAGTCTCCTGCCCTCTTCCCTGACAGTCCCACCCACaactctgactgactgacatccTGCCCTCTTCCCTGACAGTCCCACCcacaactgactgactgacatccTGCCCTCTTCCCTGACAGTCCCACCcacaactgactgactgacatccTGCCCTCTTCCCTGACAGTCCCACCCACaactctgactgactgacatccTGCCCTCTTCCCTGACAGTCCCACCCACAACTCTGACTGAAATTCTGGCCTCTTCCCTGACAGTCCCACCCAAAGTGATTGATTGACAGGCCAAACTGTAAAGAGCAGTGTTTGACTTGGACTGAAATAGATGTAATTTCTCGTTTTGTGTGCTGTTTTAGTTTATATATCTTTATAAACCACTTTTTTCATTTAAGTATCTATTCAATCTATTCACATCCATATATTTGTTTTGGCATCTGTATACCCATTTAAATTGCGGCAGAAAACGTTTAAATTCCTTGCCATGCTTTGCTAACATGGGTCCTGTTCTAACTACTAAACAGTTCGGTCAAGAGTTGTCTAGAAAGGTAGAAGTCGAGAGTTGTCCAGAGTCTTGAGGTACAGCTAAGCCAAACAAAACATTCCTTAGTTCCCATCTTTCAATAGCCAAGTAAAAGAATAGGGCACAATAACATATTTCACAGCTCAAATTAATATGGCACAACACTTGAAAGGCAATACTAATGCAACAATGCCACAACCAAACAAATAATTTCCCTGAATATTACGTTTCCGGTGCATTTTCAACATAGGATAGCCACTAGGTTCTTGACTAGTCTTTCCAGCTGCGTTGACTGACACTATAGACACGCCAAAGGCCAGGAGCAAAGCTTTAATCGGTGCGTTAATCTGAGCTTTAATCGGTGGCATGGGAAAGGGCTCCAAAATGCGATCTATTAATTCCAGTATTCCAACATGTGCATCTGTTTTAATACAGACAAGCTCACTAACTACTAGCGATCAtcaaaaatgacaaaatcaCCAAACAATGCAAATTTAGGGGCAATACCAAGAGCAGAGGTCTCCTGGCCAACAACTTGAGGACATCAGTCAAACAGCTGTAAGAAATATTTAGTCTGTCTGAGGGGAAGACGAGACGCTCCTGAAGTGGTTGTCGGAGCCGTGAGACCCCATCAAGAGAGGTCAGCGGGGAAGGAAAAAACAAGAGGAAAAACACCAAGGAAAAAACATGCGAGGGAGGGGgagcggagagagagagaaagaaagagactcAGAAGAATGCCTTGATAAAGACAGAGATGGCGTTACGTGTCCTAGCTGGTCCTGTGTAGACAAGCAGATTTGGGCCACAGGGTTAAGGGAACATCTGGGAACAGGGACCCAGACAGCAGAGTGGACAGGAGGTGGTTTTAGAGACGCTGAGATTGGGAAGTGAAGGAGGCGGTTAGTCACCCCAGAAGAGACTACAGCTGATATTCACACGGTCCTCAATTGTCTTTTATGCCATAATATGGCTGGGCTTCAGGAAACCACAGACTTCACAGAACCACAGGCTGCATTCTATTGCAGTCCCACAACAAGGTAGTAAGACGACTGGGGGAAGCaatctccctcttccccctccctccctcactcactctgGAGTGAACCCAGGCCAGCTGCAGGTCTGGAGCCACTGACCAGAATAACCAGGACCCTGAACCATTCCCAGGCCCGGCTGCCTTGGCTGACCCCCAGCACACCCTCTTCCTGGGGGAGTACAGGGGGCTTCTGGGGCCTTTGCACAAAGCCGCATCTTTTCACTCGGCGCTTTCAGCTCAAaccgttctctctctccacttcccTTTTCTCTGCCACTGTCTCGACCCTCACCGCTGGAGATTCAGACAGGGGGGGGGAATTAGAGTCGctgcgcacagacacacacacagttcagctagtctaggacacacacacacacacatgcattctcCCACACACTTGAAGAGACGGCGTGCACACCCTCTCCTCTCAGTCAGAAACAACACTGATTACACACGAGCCTACTGCCGTGTTAGCTGAGGGGAAGTCTATTGGCATGCACAGACAGACCGCCTCGGCTCAGAGAGAGCGCTAAAGCCTGTGTAAAAGGGCGATGAGCCCGTTATGAATAACAACTCTTTGATGTTGGCCAAGGCCAGCAGGAGGTGCATCTGGACCTCTCCAGCAGAGCCTGGGTCTGAAACACTAGCCTTTATGACACCGGGGTCACAACTGGTACACTCTAAAGGGCCCCCCCCCGTTTCTCAcaaggagaagaagaaaaagaagccTGTATATAACATGACATTTGAATTCATTTGAGCCACCTTGGAAAATCGCATTTCCTGCAATTCCGTGTGTTTTACTTTCAAGTAGGGGCCCTGCCTCCCAGGACCCCAATCACACGGGAATGACGCTCCTCTTTGAATAGCTTACAGACCAGTTTGGTGATTCCCCCCGTTTTGTCAAGCCCTGCTCCTTTTCGTCGTACCACGGCTACTAGCGGTTGGAGCCCAGTGAAAAGACAAGTACAGGTCAGGCGACGGGGGGAGGGATGGGCGCGTTAAAGCAACGGGACTGTTTGAGGCTTGAAAACCTACGCACCGTTGTCCAACATGTGAGGAAGGTCATTGCAGGGGCATTGCAGCCAAAAATCTATATCATACTCCCCAATTGCTTAAATAAAAGCGCCAAACTCCAAATGTGGCCTCTCCGTGTCGCCTTAGCTGTAGTAAATATCGCAGCAACAACATCAAATCAACTCAGAGTGGAACGCTATGGGGATAAATTACATATTTGAATCCGAAAATGTGTTCATGCAAATGTTATGACATTGACATGAACCTAACTTAAGGCTTTGTTCAACTCgcatacagacagcaacaggggaaacatttctaaatgttttccaaGCCGCTACAGTTCTACAAATAACAAACAGATACACAAGTTGTCGTATAGGATCTAAAGCTCAACAGAAGATGACCCCCGTCATTCCTAATTCATGCCAATGGGAAGCATGGCTCTACAGGACTGCATTGTTCTACAGTGGACACTAGAGATGGTTCTAGAAAAATCTGGATAGAGGCTTCTGCCCAGAATGCATGACGTGACATCCCTAATAAGGGGCTGAGGCTGTCACAAATGCATGTCATTGGTCTCTGACCCAACAGACACATTACACAAATTCTCACTGATGTCCAGAAATCCTGGTCAGAGGATTGCAGGAATCCGTAATCCTT contains:
- the mxd4 gene encoding max dimerization protein 4 isoform X1, with protein sequence MELNSLLILLEAAEYLERRDREAEHGYASVLPYNSDFSRKKTKPSPISRKTQNNRSSHNELEKHRRAKLRLYLEQLKELVPLGPDSTRHTTLSLLKRAKMHIKKLEEADRKALNTKEQLQREHRYLKRRLEQLAVPGSVERVRTDSMGSTMSTDSEQEVDVEGMEFPPGEGELGEADSVDESISDDGLLDGEEEEEDHYGLQSSSSDTSYTQHSSHRMQPHHC
- the mxd4 gene encoding max dimerization protein 4 isoform X2, with amino-acid sequence MLSCVTEDGGERSHTLIVCSGAARSRPGGVRRMFRCRRAKLRLYLEQLKELVPLGPDSTRHTTLSLLKRAKMHIKKLEEADRKALNTKEQLQREHRYLKRRLEQLAVPGSVERVRTDSMGSTMSTDSEQEVDVEGMEFPPGEGELGEADSVDESISDDGLLDGEEEEEDHYGLQSSSSDTSYTQHSSHRMQPHHC